The genomic interval GACCGCCGCCTTCCGGCTGGGCGAGCACCTGGACGACCCGCTGCAGATGTACCTCGCGGACGTCTTCACGGTCGGAGCGCCGCTGGCGGGTCTCCCGGCTCTCTCCATGCCGTGCGGTTTCACGCAGGCGAAGCTGCCGGTTGGACTCCAGTTGATTGGTCGGATGTTCGATGAGGCGACGCCGCTCAGGACGGCCGACGCGTTCGAGAGGGATACGGATTGGTGGAGGGCCGCCCCCGATTCCCCTCGCTAACGGGGGACCATGGCAACCGGCCGCTTCGCGGCCTTCACGATCAGCCAGATCACGAAGACCAGGGCGGCGAGCGGCAGCAGCGGCACGAGCAGGCCGCCGACAATCGCGATGACGGCGACGAGAAGTCCGATCACGCCCAGGACGGGGACGAGCACCAGGCCGATCAACCCACCCGCCAGCCGCAGCGGAAACAGGGCCACGCCCAGCACCAGCCGCAGCGGGAGCAGCACCAGCATCAGCACGGCTTTGAGGATGAACAGGACCGCGCCAAACACGGCGATCAGGAGGAACGCCGTCATGACGAAGCCGCCGAGTGCGAGCAACCCGATCATCTCAGCCTCCGTGGTGGACGGGCGCCGTGCCCGTTACCAGATCCTACGTTGGGCTGAGGCAGAAGGTTTCAGGATGCCGGCCGGGTGGAGCCGGCCAACTGATCCGCCGGCCCTCGCGGTGCGTCCGGCGGCAGGTAGACGATGGCGCTGCCCACCAGTTCGTCCAGGCTCTTGACCGTCTTGCTGTGGCGCGTCGGCCGGAACTTGGTCCAATCGAACAGGAGGCAGAAGCCAATCATCAGTACGAGCAGGGCGACGGTCACGCCGCCGAGGCCCTGCACCGCGCCGAAGACCACCGTCCAGAGGTCGTTCAGCGTCACTCGTTCTCCCCGACGGCCTCTGCGGCCTCGGCCTTCGTGTTGGGCAGATCCCAGAACACGAGTCCCTGGCGGACTTCCTCCATGGCCACGCGCTCGGCCTTCCGCGGTCCGTCGGGCGGGGGTTCCATCCCCTCGGCCATGGTGGCCAGACGCGGACGCGCGCCCCTTCGCAGTTGTTTCGCGCGCAGTGCCGCGATATCAACGAAGAGGAAGCGGCTTTCAATGGGAGGCGCCTGGCCGACGGAGTGGGTCACGGCATCCTCGGTGGAATTGTCGATTGCTGGTTTCTCTTCTACCACAATCGGTCAGGTTACAAGGAGAGGCACAGGATGTGCAAGACAATTGTCGCGACCGAGGCCCGGCGACGGGCCCTGACGACCCGTCGCCGGCCCCGCCGTCCCTACTCGCTGAGGCTCACCTGGATCTGCCGGGGCTTGGCTTCCTCGCGCATCGGCAGCCGGACCGTCAGCACACCTGCCTTGTAGTCGGCGGACACTTTCCCGCCGTCCACCGTCGGCGGCAGCGAGAACGACCGCATGAACGTGCCGTAAGCGCGTTCGACACGATGGCAGTTGTCCTCCTTCATGTCGCCGTCCATCCGCTTCTCGCCGCTGATGGTCAGCGTGTTGGCGTCGACCGTCAACTGGATGTCTTCCCGCTTCATGTCGGGCAGTTCGGCCTTGATCACGAGTTCGTGGTTGCCGCTGTCGTAGATGTCCACCGGGGGAATCCACGCGCCGCGCCGCATCACA from Vicinamibacterales bacterium carries:
- a CDS encoding DNA-directed RNA polymerase subunit omega, coding for MTHSVGQAPPIESRFLFVDIAALRAKQLRRGARPRLATMAEGMEPPPDGPRKAERVAMEEVRQGLVFWDLPNTKAEAAEAVGENE
- a CDS encoding Hsp20/alpha crystallin family protein; translation: MAIVRFDPFRELSEMQDRMGRMLGGLYGQRGADDVMRRGAWIPPVDIYDSGNHELVIKAELPDMKREDIQLTVDANTLTISGEKRMDGDMKEDNCHRVERAYGTFMRSFSLPPTVDGGKVSADYKAGVLTVRLPMREEAKPRQIQVSLSE